The following are encoded in a window of Nibricoccus aquaticus genomic DNA:
- a CDS encoding phospho-sugar mutase, which yields MTTLEKINTAAKSNQLLPSTAENLGVWLSAALPSWASGSIAELVDKQAWSELNDRFYRYLEFGTGGMRGRTVGVVTATAETGKLSAQGTPEHAAVGSNVLNDFTLVRATIGLFRYTQKFLAKENRFEVPKLVIAHDVRHFSRHFCELAASTWTRLGGSAFIFEGPRSTPQLSFTVRYLKAHAGVVITASHNPPHDNGFKAYFEDGGQVVPPHDKGVVSEVNAVPLAELGTYLEKSLAGVITLTKAADDAYLAVAAKAVIDGEVFKKTKLKVAFTNIHGTGGIASVPLLLHAGAEVHEVQTQVAFDPRFPTVKSPNPENAEALSLAVKLAEEKGLDVVMATDPDCDRMGVAVRNKEGKIELLTGNQIGAMLAAYRIGKYKELGWIPQNGGSSSVLVKTFVTSPLQDAIGHGHGVKVVNTLTGFKWIAAKIRGYEEQLKAKLLTTEGIALDYDATPFETRAKLLQKYSSFYLFGGEESYGYLGNDYVRDKDGNAACLMFAELCAYVKSCGLTVPEYLDEIYLKYGFYLEGVINLYYEGASGAAKIKRILDTYRSAPPAKFGDVAVAKFQDFGREKVIDADGETIPSQDLYFVTLANGYSFAARGSGTEPKMKFYLFASGKAGNAAELAATKTQVKAELERVKAFIEAEAKQRAEG from the coding sequence ATGACCACGCTCGAAAAAATCAACACCGCCGCGAAATCCAATCAGCTGCTTCCCAGCACCGCTGAAAATCTGGGAGTGTGGCTGAGCGCTGCGCTTCCTAGTTGGGCGAGCGGCAGCATCGCCGAGCTTGTCGATAAACAGGCGTGGTCGGAGCTGAACGACCGCTTTTATCGGTATCTGGAGTTTGGCACGGGCGGGATGCGCGGGCGGACCGTTGGCGTGGTCACAGCCACGGCAGAGACGGGCAAGCTTAGCGCGCAGGGCACGCCGGAACATGCGGCGGTGGGCAGCAATGTGCTCAACGATTTCACGCTGGTGCGCGCGACGATCGGGCTTTTCCGGTACACGCAGAAATTCCTCGCGAAGGAGAATCGCTTCGAGGTGCCGAAGCTCGTGATCGCGCATGATGTGCGGCATTTCTCGCGGCATTTTTGCGAACTGGCGGCGTCCACCTGGACGCGTCTCGGTGGCAGCGCGTTTATTTTTGAAGGACCGCGCTCGACGCCGCAGCTGAGCTTCACGGTGCGTTACTTGAAGGCGCACGCGGGTGTGGTGATCACGGCGAGTCACAATCCGCCGCATGACAATGGATTCAAAGCGTACTTCGAGGACGGCGGACAAGTGGTGCCGCCGCATGACAAGGGCGTGGTTTCTGAAGTGAACGCGGTTCCGCTAGCGGAACTGGGCACGTATTTGGAGAAGAGTCTCGCGGGCGTGATCACGCTCACGAAGGCGGCGGACGATGCGTATCTGGCGGTCGCGGCGAAGGCTGTGATCGACGGCGAGGTTTTCAAGAAGACGAAGCTCAAGGTGGCGTTCACGAACATCCACGGCACGGGTGGAATTGCTTCGGTGCCGCTGCTGCTTCATGCGGGCGCTGAGGTACATGAGGTGCAGACGCAGGTGGCGTTCGATCCACGTTTTCCAACGGTGAAATCGCCCAATCCAGAGAACGCCGAGGCGCTTTCGCTCGCGGTGAAGCTGGCTGAGGAAAAAGGATTGGATGTCGTGATGGCGACCGACCCGGACTGCGATCGCATGGGCGTCGCGGTTCGGAATAAAGAAGGCAAGATCGAGCTGCTCACGGGCAACCAGATAGGCGCGATGCTGGCGGCGTACCGCATCGGCAAGTACAAGGAGCTCGGCTGGATTCCGCAGAATGGAGGCTCGTCCTCTGTGCTTGTGAAGACGTTTGTGACCTCGCCGCTCCAAGATGCGATCGGACACGGGCATGGCGTGAAAGTCGTGAACACGTTGACCGGCTTTAAGTGGATCGCGGCGAAGATCCGCGGCTACGAGGAACAGTTGAAGGCGAAGCTGCTGACGACGGAAGGCATCGCGCTCGATTACGATGCCACGCCGTTTGAGACGCGTGCGAAGCTGCTTCAGAAGTACTCGTCGTTCTATCTTTTCGGCGGCGAGGAGAGCTACGGCTATCTCGGCAACGACTATGTGCGCGACAAGGATGGCAACGCGGCGTGTCTGATGTTCGCGGAGCTTTGCGCGTACGTGAAGAGCTGCGGGCTGACGGTGCCGGAGTATCTCGACGAGATTTACCTGAAGTATGGGTTCTACCTCGAAGGGGTCATCAACCTTTACTATGAAGGCGCGAGCGGTGCGGCGAAGATCAAGCGCATCCTCGATACGTATCGTTCGGCTCCGCCGGCGAAGTTTGGCGATGTGGCGGTGGCGAAGTTCCAGGACTTCGGGCGCGAGAAGGTCATCGATGCGGACGGCGAGACGATCCCGTCGCAGGATCTTTATTTCGTGACGCTGGCCAATGGCTACAGCTTCGCGGCGCGTGGCTCAGGCACGGAGCCGAAGATGAAGTTCTATCTGTTCGCATCGGGTAAGGCCGGAAACGCGGCGGAACTTGCAGCGACCAAGACGCAGGTGAAGGCCGAGTTGGAGCGCGTGAAGGCGTTCATCGAAGCGGAAGCGAAGCAGCGTGCGGAAGGCTGA
- a CDS encoding response regulator, whose translation MKILLADDDKIERTALRELIGEQPNLELIEVENGQAALDTLCDGLKPDLCIFDIRMPHVDGLELLQRMRRDPLLRGLKVIMTSATRDKETILALAKLQIAGYLLKPYDPAKSRAILQPFLAAAAANPQLASRNLLAKTALIIDDDDIARTALEAMIKTEEGWEVVSAKNGQDALTRLQRGLRPDIVIADLVMPEMDGVAFVGRVREDAHLRSLKIIATSAAQDRDKIVALANLGVRTYLAKPFEQTKISTLLRTGTLSATEEEKEKEKENTKP comes from the coding sequence ATGAAAATCCTCCTGGCCGACGACGACAAAATCGAACGCACCGCCCTCCGCGAACTCATCGGCGAACAACCCAACCTCGAACTCATCGAGGTGGAAAACGGCCAGGCCGCCCTCGACACACTCTGCGACGGCCTCAAGCCCGACCTCTGCATCTTCGACATCCGCATGCCCCACGTCGATGGACTCGAGCTCCTCCAACGCATGAGGCGCGACCCGCTCCTGCGCGGCCTCAAAGTCATCATGACCTCCGCCACGCGCGACAAGGAAACCATTCTCGCCCTCGCGAAACTCCAGATCGCCGGCTACCTCCTCAAGCCCTACGACCCCGCCAAATCGCGCGCCATTCTCCAGCCCTTCCTCGCCGCCGCCGCCGCCAACCCTCAGCTCGCCTCGCGTAACCTCCTCGCGAAAACCGCTCTGATCATCGATGACGACGACATCGCCCGCACCGCGCTCGAAGCGATGATCAAAACCGAAGAAGGCTGGGAGGTCGTCTCCGCCAAAAACGGCCAGGACGCACTCACCCGCCTGCAACGCGGCCTCCGTCCCGACATCGTCATCGCCGACCTCGTCATGCCCGAGATGGACGGCGTCGCCTTCGTCGGCCGTGTACGTGAAGACGCGCATCTCCGTTCTCTAAAAATCATCGCCACCTCCGCCGCTCAGGATCGCGATAAAATCGTCGCCCTCGCCAATCTCGGTGTCCGCACCTACCTCGCGAAACCATTCGAACAAACAAAAATCTCCACCCTGCTCCGCACCGGCACACTCTCTGCCACTGAAGAGGAGAAAGAGAAGGAAAAGGAAAACACTAAACCCTGA
- a CDS encoding alpha-ketoacid dehydrogenase subunit beta, which translates to MPQITYREAIRHALADELTRDENVVVLGEEVANFHGAYKVTEGLLEKFGPKRIVDTPISEAGFIGMGVGASMLGIRPVMELMFWSFYSVAFDQILNNAANVRYMSGGQICCPIVIRGPANGGTNVGATHSHTPENVLANHPGVKVVVPSTAYDAKGLLKSAIRDNDPVFFLENTILYGEKGEVPDEEYLIPLGKADVKREGTDLTIVTYGRSVIHSLKAAEVLEKEHDISVEIVDLRTIRPLDIDTVLASVKKTNRVLIVEEQKPFASVGSQLSHMIQREAFDHLDGPIHRLATVDAPAIYSPPVEVEQLPNPNRIIKAAIEAVA; encoded by the coding sequence ATGCCACAGATCACTTACCGCGAAGCCATCCGCCACGCCCTCGCCGACGAACTCACCCGCGACGAAAACGTCGTCGTTCTCGGTGAAGAAGTCGCCAACTTCCACGGCGCCTACAAGGTCACAGAAGGCCTCCTCGAAAAATTCGGCCCCAAGCGCATCGTCGACACGCCCATCTCTGAAGCCGGTTTCATCGGCATGGGCGTCGGCGCCTCGATGCTCGGCATCCGCCCCGTCATGGAGCTGATGTTCTGGTCGTTCTACTCCGTCGCTTTCGACCAGATCCTCAACAACGCCGCCAACGTCCGCTATATGTCCGGCGGCCAGATCTGCTGCCCCATCGTCATCCGCGGCCCCGCCAACGGCGGCACCAACGTAGGTGCCACCCACTCGCACACCCCCGAGAACGTCCTCGCCAACCACCCCGGCGTGAAGGTCGTCGTCCCGTCCACCGCGTACGACGCCAAGGGCCTGCTCAAGTCCGCCATCCGCGACAACGACCCCGTCTTCTTCCTCGAGAACACCATCCTCTACGGCGAAAAGGGCGAAGTCCCCGACGAAGAATACCTCATCCCGCTCGGCAAGGCCGACGTGAAACGCGAAGGCACCGACCTCACGATCGTCACCTACGGCCGCTCCGTCATCCACTCGCTCAAAGCCGCCGAGGTTCTCGAAAAAGAACACGACATCTCCGTCGAGATCGTCGACCTCCGCACGATCCGTCCTTTGGACATCGATACCGTGCTCGCCTCGGTCAAGAAGACCAACCGCGTCCTCATCGTCGAAGAACAAAAACCCTTCGCCAGTGTCGGCTCGCAACTCTCGCACATGATTCAGCGCGAAGCCTTCGATCATCTCGACGGCCCGATCCACCGCCTCGCCACTGTCGATGCTCCCGCCATCTACAGCCCGCCGGTCGAAGTTGAGCAGCTGCCCAACCCCAACCGCATCATCAAAGCCGCCATCGAAGCGGTCGCCTAA
- a CDS encoding pyruvate dehydrogenase complex dihydrolipoamide acetyltransferase: protein MAQIIEMPKLSDTMTVGTLVKWLKKEGDVITAGTMLAEVETDKATMELECFYDGTLLKIFAPAGTQLAIGAPLCAVGKPGENVEAPAGKPASPAAAKEEPKKDAPKSESAPAPAKAPESVPQPETKPAAAAHSAPARADGERVKISPLAKKLAAEKGIDPSRVTGSGPGGRIVRADVLAAEKSGSAKAGSAKPAATGAPSTPFTGGAVSRTGPIQEERAVPVSNMRAVIAKRMVESTTTIPYIYVDIEIDAEPLLAVRQQLNTGLEKEGVKLSVNDFVLKACAEALRRVPAVNSSWEGNQIRYFGAAHVAFAVALDDGLITPVVKDAHQKSVFQISIEAKALGKKAKDKKLAPAEYTGGTFCVSNLGMMGIPKFTAIINPPNSAILAVGAAVAKPVIKNGQIVSGQTMTVTLSGDHRVFDGAVGAQFLNALKTLIESPALLLV from the coding sequence ATGGCTCAAATCATCGAAATGCCCAAACTCAGCGACACCATGACGGTGGGCACGCTGGTCAAATGGCTCAAAAAAGAAGGCGACGTCATCACCGCAGGCACGATGCTCGCCGAGGTCGAAACCGATAAAGCCACGATGGAGCTCGAGTGCTTCTACGACGGCACGCTCCTGAAGATTTTCGCTCCCGCCGGCACCCAGCTCGCCATCGGCGCCCCTCTTTGCGCCGTCGGAAAACCCGGCGAAAATGTCGAAGCTCCCGCTGGCAAACCCGCCTCTCCCGCAGCAGCCAAGGAAGAGCCCAAAAAAGACGCGCCCAAATCTGAGTCCGCTCCGGCCCCAGCCAAAGCCCCTGAGTCCGTACCACAGCCAGAGACAAAACCCGCCGCTGCCGCACACTCCGCCCCCGCTCGTGCAGACGGCGAACGCGTCAAAATCTCCCCCCTCGCGAAGAAGCTCGCCGCCGAAAAAGGCATCGATCCTTCCCGCGTCACCGGCTCCGGCCCCGGCGGCCGCATCGTCCGCGCCGACGTTCTCGCCGCCGAAAAATCGGGCTCCGCCAAAGCAGGCTCCGCAAAGCCCGCCGCCACTGGCGCTCCCTCCACCCCTTTCACCGGCGGCGCCGTTTCCCGCACCGGCCCGATTCAAGAAGAGCGCGCCGTGCCCGTTTCCAACATGCGCGCCGTCATCGCCAAGCGCATGGTCGAGTCCACGACCACGATTCCGTACATCTACGTCGATATCGAGATCGACGCCGAGCCACTCCTCGCCGTTCGCCAGCAACTCAACACCGGCCTCGAAAAGGAAGGCGTCAAACTCTCCGTCAACGACTTCGTCCTCAAAGCCTGCGCCGAAGCCCTCCGTCGCGTTCCCGCCGTCAACAGCTCGTGGGAAGGCAACCAGATCCGCTACTTCGGCGCCGCTCATGTCGCCTTCGCCGTAGCCCTCGACGACGGCCTCATCACACCCGTCGTGAAAGATGCCCACCAAAAGAGCGTCTTCCAGATCAGCATCGAGGCCAAAGCCCTCGGCAAAAAAGCCAAGGACAAGAAACTCGCACCAGCCGAATACACTGGCGGCACCTTCTGCGTCTCCAACCTCGGCATGATGGGCATCCCGAAATTCACCGCCATTATCAACCCGCCCAACTCCGCGATCCTCGCGGTCGGCGCCGCCGTCGCCAAGCCCGTCATCAAAAACGGCCAGATCGTCTCCGGCCAGACCATGACCGTGACGCTCTCCGGCGACCACCGCGTCTTCGACGGCGCCGTCGGTGCCCAGTTCTTGAACGCGCTCAAAACGCTCATCGAAAGCCCCGCGCTCCTGCTCGTCTAA
- a CDS encoding PAS domain-containing sensor histidine kinase has protein sequence MNAFLEINQDYLLFISGIAFALTGFTARSLGRVDQQPAWRWLGWFGFSRSLHAWFEMLRLVDLRISETLAAVEPLILGVSCLFLIEFARCLTASRHRDRPGRWIHLPLLLIAAAVSFLSSRSSLYWVYVLLNPLGGLWASYALWQLRRSATTPQERLRWKIAALAMFVGMTGLTACAIFTETAAILRSESIILAGTALAALISISLGWCYGRRAQNNLAAERVAAWRTRRTLWITIACATIASGWIAAEAIGQRRDQAMRRDVLARCQLVAAAIPPALAQSLDWGDRDLENLAYQELKARMIALRKASPDLRFVLLAGLLDGQCYFVVDSESPESPDYSPPGQLYTEAAPDYVAAMSSRQPFVLGPVRDRWGLWIIGSVPLADLGHGRGSINAELDISATDWNAAILRERLPVALIVLLILSLLLLSFHAQERIRDQMDNLALSEQRNTTLVEGSPDCIQMLDLDGRCLTVNQRGLVALGCPASTVIGRLFVELWPESVRPLVANAMRETALGKPAHFDADYIRPDKRRITWHVTTNPVRDTAGRVRSFVCICTDVTQAKNYERTLLAAKEAAEAADRAKSEFLAVMSHEIRTPLGGVIGMLEILRRQNQSPDQRRHTDMAHSSAEALLEILDDILDAAKVESGKLHLECIAFRVQDEFLRVLEVMKLRAEAKKLFLRWTFDPALPVALLGDPTRLRQVLANFLSNAIKFTATGGITVAFQRTAEIGEKIPLSIQVTDTGIGISPEARAKLFGKFVQADASTTRSYGGTGLGLSIVKGLIEQMGGAVSVDSTPGKGTTFSVQIPLAVASENQLLELATPHSDTAFLPPHARTLRLLCAEDDAVQRAIAESQALEMGHTIAFALNGAEALEKLAAADFDAVLMDNRMPVMDGFQATRAIRAGERGVRQPLIPIIAITANASIAYRDACLAAGMNDFLAKPLRRADFHRALADVIHARFAADPGETIVPAGLTEAELLAMLEEPASIRRTEEPVSPKIVSLFFEETTGRFAEMHTALKNKDASTFARAAHSVKSTSLYIHARQLSEIAAQLEKLADAGQLADLLAPLAHAETLFAGLLARHQRDGSNTPFSAT, from the coding sequence ATGAACGCCTTTCTCGAAATAAATCAGGACTACCTGCTGTTTATTTCCGGCATCGCCTTTGCCCTGACCGGCTTCACCGCGCGCTCTCTCGGTCGCGTCGATCAACAACCCGCCTGGCGCTGGCTCGGCTGGTTCGGCTTCAGCCGAAGCCTGCACGCCTGGTTCGAGATGCTCCGCCTCGTCGATCTGCGCATCTCCGAAACTCTCGCCGCCGTTGAACCCCTCATCCTCGGCGTCTCCTGCCTTTTTCTTATCGAGTTCGCCCGCTGCCTCACCGCGTCACGTCACCGCGACCGCCCCGGCCGTTGGATTCACCTGCCGCTCCTCCTGATCGCGGCCGCCGTTTCTTTTTTGAGTTCCCGCTCGTCGCTCTACTGGGTTTACGTGCTGCTCAATCCACTCGGCGGTCTCTGGGCCTCGTACGCGCTCTGGCAATTACGCCGCTCCGCCACCACGCCCCAAGAACGCCTCCGCTGGAAAATCGCCGCCCTCGCGATGTTCGTGGGCATGACCGGCCTCACCGCCTGCGCGATCTTCACCGAAACCGCCGCCATCCTCCGCTCCGAAAGTATCATTCTGGCCGGTACCGCGCTCGCCGCACTGATCTCCATCAGCCTCGGCTGGTGCTACGGACGTCGCGCTCAAAACAATCTCGCCGCCGAACGCGTCGCCGCCTGGCGCACCCGCCGCACTCTCTGGATCACCATCGCCTGCGCCACCATCGCCTCCGGCTGGATCGCCGCCGAGGCCATCGGTCAGCGCCGCGATCAAGCCATGCGCCGCGACGTCCTCGCACGCTGCCAGCTCGTAGCCGCCGCCATCCCTCCCGCGCTCGCCCAATCGCTCGACTGGGGCGACCGCGACTTGGAAAACCTCGCGTATCAGGAACTCAAGGCGCGCATGATCGCCCTGCGCAAAGCCAGCCCCGATCTCCGCTTCGTGCTCCTCGCCGGCCTGCTCGACGGCCAGTGCTACTTCGTCGTCGATTCCGAATCCCCCGAATCCCCCGACTACTCCCCGCCCGGTCAGCTCTACACCGAAGCCGCCCCCGATTACGTCGCCGCCATGAGCTCCCGCCAGCCCTTCGTCCTCGGCCCCGTCCGTGATCGCTGGGGCCTGTGGATCATCGGCTCCGTCCCTCTCGCCGATCTCGGTCACGGCCGCGGCTCCATCAACGCCGAGCTCGACATCTCCGCCACCGATTGGAACGCCGCCATCCTCCGCGAACGCCTCCCCGTCGCCCTCATCGTCCTGCTCATTCTCTCCCTCCTGCTCCTCTCCTTCCACGCCCAGGAACGCATCCGCGACCAGATGGATAACCTCGCGCTCTCCGAACAGCGCAACACCACCCTCGTCGAAGGCTCGCCCGACTGTATCCAGATGCTCGATCTCGACGGCCGCTGCCTCACCGTCAACCAGCGCGGTCTCGTCGCCCTCGGCTGTCCCGCCTCCACGGTCATCGGCCGCCTCTTCGTCGAACTTTGGCCCGAATCCGTCCGCCCCCTCGTCGCCAACGCGATGCGCGAAACCGCCCTCGGCAAACCCGCCCACTTCGACGCCGATTACATCCGGCCCGACAAACGCCGGATCACCTGGCACGTCACCACCAATCCCGTACGCGACACCGCCGGCCGCGTCCGCAGCTTCGTCTGCATCTGCACCGACGTCACCCAGGCTAAAAATTACGAACGCACCCTCCTCGCAGCCAAAGAAGCTGCCGAGGCCGCCGACCGCGCCAAGAGCGAGTTCCTCGCCGTCATGAGCCACGAGATCCGCACGCCCCTCGGCGGCGTCATCGGCATGTTGGAAATTCTCCGCCGTCAGAACCAGTCTCCCGACCAGCGCCGCCACACCGATATGGCCCACAGCAGCGCAGAAGCATTGCTGGAGATTCTCGACGACATCCTCGACGCCGCGAAAGTCGAATCCGGCAAACTCCACCTCGAATGCATCGCCTTCCGCGTGCAGGACGAATTCCTCCGCGTGCTCGAAGTCATGAAGCTCCGCGCCGAGGCGAAAAAACTCTTCCTTCGCTGGACCTTCGATCCTGCGCTGCCCGTCGCCCTTCTCGGCGATCCCACCCGCCTCCGCCAGGTGCTCGCAAACTTTCTTAGCAACGCGATCAAGTTCACCGCCACCGGCGGCATCACCGTCGCGTTCCAACGCACCGCCGAGATCGGCGAGAAAATTCCCCTCAGCATTCAGGTCACCGATACCGGCATCGGCATCTCCCCCGAAGCCCGCGCCAAACTGTTCGGCAAATTCGTCCAGGCCGATGCCTCCACCACCCGCAGCTACGGCGGCACCGGCCTCGGCCTCTCCATCGTCAAAGGCCTGATCGAGCAGATGGGCGGCGCCGTCTCCGTCGACAGCACGCCCGGCAAAGGCACGACCTTCTCCGTGCAAATCCCGCTCGCCGTCGCCTCGGAAAACCAACTCCTCGAGCTCGCCACGCCTCACAGCGACACCGCTTTTCTCCCTCCCCACGCGCGCACCCTCCGCCTCCTCTGCGCCGAAGACGACGCCGTCCAACGCGCCATCGCCGAAAGCCAGGCGCTGGAAATGGGCCACACCATCGCCTTCGCCCTCAACGGCGCCGAAGCCCTCGAAAAACTCGCCGCCGCCGACTTCGACGCCGTGCTTATGGATAACCGCATGCCAGTCATGGACGGCTTCCAGGCCACCCGCGCCATCCGCGCCGGCGAGCGCGGCGTCCGCCAGCCGCTGATTCCCATCATCGCGATCACCGCCAACGCCTCCATCGCCTACCGCGATGCATGCCTCGCCGCCGGCATGAACGACTTCCTCGCCAAACCGCTCCGCCGCGCCGATTTTCACCGCGCCCTTGCCGACGTCATCCACGCCAGATTCGCCGCCGACCCCGGCGAGACCATCGTTCCCGCCGGCCTCACCGAAGCCGAGCTCCTCGCCATGCTCGAAGAGCCCGCCTCCATCCGCCGCACCGAAGAACCCGTGAGCCCGAAAATCGTCTCCCTGTTTTTCGAGGAAACCACCGGCCGCTTCGCCGAGATGCACACCGCGCTGAAGAACAAAGACGCCTCCACCTTCGCCCGCGCCGCCCACTCCGTGAAAAGCACCTCGCTCTATATCCACGCGCGCCAGCTCAGCGAAATCGCCGCGCAACTGGAAAAACTCGCCGACGCAGGCCAGCTTGCAGACTTGCTTGCCCCGCTCGCCCACGCCGAAACTCTCTTCGCGGGACTGCTGGCCCGCCACCAACGCGACGGCTCGAACACTCCTTTTTCCGCCACATGA
- the pdhA gene encoding pyruvate dehydrogenase (acetyl-transferring) E1 component subunit alpha has product MSTQSTATTDKKDAVSTSRSAPINAKLNAEERIELYRKMVRIRRFEERSLRSYQAKNSAGGTNIGGFLHLYIGQEAVAVGCCSLMGKNDHVITAYRDHGHAIAVGMDTKPLMAELYGKITGCSKGKGGSMHYFDPSRNYWGGHGIVGGQIPLGTGLAYAVKYKGLKGAAMAFMGDGAVNQGAVHEAYNLAALWNLPVIFVIENNGYSMGTSQARSSAGELARRADAYDMAWDVINGHDLYEVRDKMDTLLTRAREQSLPAVVEIKTYRYRGHSVADPDKTYRNKTEIEEYQRTKDPITLFQEMLVAENVLTPELIEKINTEARAEADQAADFADASPYPTVEDIQKDVYWEIDNPSERKSQGRLFFD; this is encoded by the coding sequence GTGAGTACCCAATCAACTGCCACCACCGATAAAAAGGACGCCGTCTCCACGAGCCGCAGCGCTCCAATCAACGCCAAGCTCAACGCCGAAGAGCGCATCGAGCTCTACCGGAAAATGGTGCGCATCCGCCGCTTTGAAGAGCGCAGTCTCCGCTCTTATCAGGCCAAAAATAGCGCCGGCGGCACCAACATCGGCGGGTTCCTCCATCTCTACATCGGCCAGGAAGCCGTCGCCGTCGGCTGCTGCTCGCTGATGGGCAAGAACGACCACGTCATCACCGCGTATCGCGATCACGGGCACGCCATCGCCGTCGGCATGGACACCAAGCCCCTCATGGCCGAGCTCTACGGCAAGATCACCGGTTGCTCCAAGGGCAAGGGCGGCTCGATGCACTACTTCGATCCATCGCGTAACTACTGGGGCGGCCACGGCATCGTCGGTGGACAAATCCCCCTCGGCACCGGCCTCGCCTACGCTGTGAAATACAAGGGCCTCAAAGGCGCTGCCATGGCGTTCATGGGCGACGGCGCGGTCAACCAAGGCGCTGTCCACGAAGCCTACAATCTCGCCGCCCTCTGGAACCTCCCCGTCATCTTCGTCATCGAAAACAACGGCTACTCCATGGGCACCAGCCAGGCCCGCTCCTCCGCCGGTGAACTCGCCCGCCGCGCCGACGCCTACGACATGGCGTGGGACGTCATCAACGGCCACGACCTCTACGAAGTCCGCGACAAGATGGATACCCTCCTCACCCGCGCCCGCGAGCAATCGCTCCCCGCCGTCGTCGAGATCAAGACCTACCGTTACCGCGGCCACTCCGTCGCCGATCCCGACAAGACCTACCGCAACAAAACCGAGATCGAGGAGTACCAGCGCACGAAAGATCCGATCACGCTATTCCAGGAAATGCTCGTCGCTGAAAACGTCCTCACTCCCGAGCTCATCGAGAAGATCAACACCGAGGCCCGTGCCGAGGCCGATCAAGCCGCCGACTTCGCCGACGCCAGCCCGTATCCGACCGTCGAAGACATCCAAAAGGATGTTTACTGGGAGATCGACAATCCCTCCGAGCGCAAATCCCAAGGCCGCCTCTTCTTCGACTAA
- a CDS encoding NUDIX hydrolase codes for MSAPAIPYKIAVLVFIENAAGEHLLLLRAKPPNLGVWSPIGGKLETATGESPYECAVRETYEETGHAITIADLHLFGMIAERAYEGESHWLLFLFRCRKPIAALPPEMHEGRFGFFTRAQIDEIPLPATDRTALWPIYDKHSDRFVAFRANCDPAQPLKIEIEEIIPTPSFTNRSGPAAS; via the coding sequence ATGTCCGCTCCCGCCATTCCCTACAAAATCGCCGTCCTCGTCTTCATCGAAAACGCCGCCGGCGAACACCTGCTGCTCCTCCGCGCCAAGCCGCCGAATCTCGGTGTCTGGAGCCCCATCGGCGGCAAACTCGAAACCGCCACCGGCGAATCCCCCTACGAATGCGCCGTCCGCGAGACGTACGAGGAAACCGGGCACGCCATAACCATCGCCGACCTCCACCTCTTCGGCATGATCGCCGAGCGTGCCTACGAGGGCGAAAGCCACTGGCTGCTCTTCCTCTTCCGCTGCCGCAAACCCATCGCCGCGCTCCCGCCCGAGATGCACGAGGGCCGCTTCGGCTTCTTCACTCGAGCCCAGATCGACGAAATCCCGCTTCCCGCCACCGACCGCACCGCCCTCTGGCCGATCTACGACAAACACAGCGACCGTTTCGTCGCCTTCCGCGCCAACTGCGATCCCGCTCAGCCACTCAAAATCGAAATAGAAGAAATCATCCCCACGCCTTCGTTTACCAATCGATCCGGTCCCGCCGCGTCATGA